TCCATCTGCGTGATCACCTACGGTGATTTACAGGGCAAGTACATCGTGACCGATCAGCCTATGAAGCTGGCTGCCACCGAGGCCATCTATGAAGACACCGGTGATCCCGCCCCCTGGAATGCTGTGGCTCTGATCAATGAGAAGGACCACAAGATCGAGGGGTCCGTCGAGATTCCCGGAGCCATGTCGCAGCTGGCTTACGGCAAGAAGACAGGTGCCGTCAAGGGCATGAACACCGTCAATAAGGAGCTGCACGAGAAGTATGACGCCAAGTTTGGCAAGGACATGAACTACTACGTGCCGGTTACCACCCTATTCTGGGTCTTCCGTCTGATGGTCGGAATCGGGTTTGCCTTTGCCCTGATATCCGCATTGGTGCTCTGGTTCACACGTAAGAAGAAGAACACACTGTTCACCTCGCGTTGGAAGCTCTGGATCATGGGTATTTTTACCTTTGCTCCCTTCGCTGCGACAACCAGTGGCTGGCTGGTGACTGAGCTTGGTCGCTATCCATGGCTGGTTTACGGTTATCAGACCATTGCCGATGGAGTTTCGCCCACCAGCACGGTGCCGAACCTGCTCTTCACCTGCATCGTCTACTTCCTGCTCTTCCTGGTTCTGGGCGGAGTTATGGTCTTCTACACCAGGAGAACCCTGCACCAGGGACCCTTCTACAAGCCGGATGACGGCAATGGGCCGCAGCCTGCCAAGGTGCATGGAGCACCGGCTCGAGTAGCCTTGGCCTGATGGTCGTCTGACCTCAAACCTTTCCTTCCCCTTCGGCAAATCCCCCGCTTCGGACCGTATGGTTCGGAACGGGGGATTTGCTGTCTTAAAGGTTTGCCATCAGTGGCGAGCGGCTGTGAGATTCAGATCAGAACAGAGAGCAATGGCGAACATGATGCGACAGAGGTTATGCATGTTCGGCATAGAGCTGATACCAGGCTGGCTTCACTCATTTTGGTTCTGTTGCTTTGGTTCTGTTGCACCGATTCGTTCAGACCTGGGCGGTCAGCTTGGCTGTAATCCTGTGCAACAAGTCTCGCACCTCTTTGTCCATTGGGGAACCCTCAAGGTTGTCCGCAGCCTGTTGCAGATAGTCCCTGGCGGTTTGCCGGCTGCTCTCCATCAGTTGGGGATGGGATCTGAAGTAGTCGACCACCTGGTCGGGATCGTCCTGCTGGACTAGGGTTCTGAAGTTCTCATCCTTTTGGAACCCCAGCAGGACCGGCAGAGTGTAGATTCCGTCGCGAATATCCTCCAGCTTGGGCTTGCCGGTGTCGCGATCCAGATCGAAATCGTTGATGTCATCGATGATCTGGAAGGCCATGCCCAGATTGCTGCCGAAGTCTCTGGCGGTACGTTCCAGGGCCGTGTCAGTTGGCTGGCCATCAAGGCGGATTCCAGTCAGGCAGGCCAGTCGGAAGAGTGCTGCGGTCTTGCCCGAGATGGCCCGGTCGTAATCGTCAATGGTTATATGGGTGTGGTGACGGTCTGACTCCTGGTAGAGCTCGCCACCCACGATCTCACAGACCGTGCCGGCTTGCTCGCGGATAAAGGCTGTGTCAGGGGCGATGGAGGCCATAATCTCCATATAGCGTGAAAGGATCAGGTCTCCTAGATAGATGGCGGCCTTGTTGCCCCGGATGGTGTGGACCGTGGGCTTGTTGCGGCGTATGGGGGCATTGTCCAGAACGTCGTCGTGGACCAGGGTGGCCAGATGAAGCATCTCGATGGCGGCGGCGCCGGTGATGACGGTATTGTCCAGGCGCCCTTTGTTTCGTGAGCCGGCCCGGGCAAAGAGGATCACAATGGCGGCGCGAATCATCTTGCCGTGGTTATCCAGCAGTCGACGGTAATCCTCCTGATAGGGAGCCACATGGGTACGTTCCTGGTGTAGACGGTTGACAACCCGCTCAAGATCCTTGCGCAACAGGAGCTCTTGTCCTTCTGCCATGGAGGTACGCTCCCTCTATCTCGTTAAGAACCGCAACGTATCCAATATACCAAGACCGGGGCCAGGCCTGAAGATTGTCGCCCCAGTCCTGACTATCGCCGTAATCACTGTGGTCAAGCTCACATCAAAGTGTTGTCGTACTGTGATGATCCTGAAGCCTGAATCCGATTCGTAAGGGGGCTGCATAGATAGGCCCAGAGGCGAAGGCCGGTGAAGTAGGCTAGATGTATGAGTCAGCATTACAACGCGGATCGGGTTTCCCCACAAGGCGGCGAGGGAGAGCATGATCGACCGCTGTCCGTTTCGGCTCGGCTGGGGCGGCTTCAGTTCCACTACTCGGGCAAGTTCAGACTTTTGCAGCTGGCCGACGTCCAGGAGGGGCCTAAGGTCTCTTCGGACACAATCAGACTGATAGCCGCGGCCTGTGATGCAGCAAAGCCTGATCTGGTGGTCTTCTCGGGCAACCAGGTGGCCGGTTACGACACGGCCTATGAGCGCACCTTCCGTAAAAGGCGTTGGAGCACCCCCCTGGATGGCATCTACTCGGCTGGTCTGAGCATGGGCGGCGCCCTGGGACTTGGGGGAGCCTCCCTGAAGCGCTCCTCCAAGATTCAGGATGGCCAATCTGCTGCTGACCGCAGGGAGCTGAGTCGCAGGGAATCGGAGCATCAGGCGGACGACAGGGATGCCGAGCGTGTACGTCGGCAGAA
The window above is part of the Bifidobacterium asteroides DSM 20089 genome. Proteins encoded here:
- a CDS encoding cytochrome ubiquinol oxidase subunit I, which codes for MFTVLGLSRFQFAMTTIFHFFYVPMTIGLALAVAIMETVYVVTKKDVYKKMTMFWSKIFLLSFAVGVVTGIIQEFQFGMNWSNYSRFMGDIFGAPLAIEALVAFFLESTFIGVWMFTWNRFKPAVHAVFIWLTFLGSSMSAIWILAANSFMQHPVGFEINQATGHVRLRSFGDVVSNPQLWIEFPHVFFAAVCTGAFVVMGCSAFSLLRMHMGNKDKAVAAVEADSEKQAKVNLFTKSIRLAALLGLIGSICVITYGDLQGKYIVTDQPMKLAATEAIYEDTGDPAPWNAVALINEKDHKIEGSVEIPGAMSQLAYGKKTGAVKGMNTVNKELHEKYDAKFGKDMNYYVPVTTLFWVFRLMVGIGFAFALISALVLWFTRKKKNTLFTSRWKLWIMGIFTFAPFAATTSGWLVTELGRYPWLVYGYQTIADGVSPTSTVPNLLFTCIVYFLLFLVLGGVMVFYTRRTLHQGPFYKPDDGNGPQPAKVHGAPARVALA
- a CDS encoding polyprenyl synthetase family protein, giving the protein MAEGQELLLRKDLERVVNRLHQERTHVAPYQEDYRRLLDNHGKMIRAAIVILFARAGSRNKGRLDNTVITGAAAIEMLHLATLVHDDVLDNAPIRRNKPTVHTIRGNKAAIYLGDLILSRYMEIMASIAPDTAFIREQAGTVCEIVGGELYQESDRHHTHITIDDYDRAISGKTAALFRLACLTGIRLDGQPTDTALERTARDFGSNLGMAFQIIDDINDFDLDRDTGKPKLEDIRDGIYTLPVLLGFQKDENFRTLVQQDDPDQVVDYFRSHPQLMESSRQTARDYLQQAADNLEGSPMDKEVRDLLHRITAKLTAQV